A genomic window from Tolypothrix sp. PCC 7910 includes:
- a CDS encoding NYN domain-containing protein has product MLNNLENDSIFTPEQVLENRGRVAIFIDGSNLFYAALQLGIEIDYTKLLCRLTGGSRLLRAFFYTGVDRTNEKQQGFLLWMRRNGYRVIAKDLVQLPDGSKKANLDVEIAVDMMALVDSYDTAVLVSGDGDLAYAVNSVSYRGVRVEVVSLRSMTSDSLINVSDRYIDLEAIKEDIQKTPRQSYPYRPLSSMGFLEDPRETDGHLEIQD; this is encoded by the coding sequence ATGTTGAATAATTTAGAAAATGACTCAATATTTACACCGGAACAAGTTTTAGAGAATAGAGGTCGTGTAGCCATATTTATTGATGGCTCAAATCTATTTTATGCAGCACTGCAACTAGGAATTGAAATTGATTACACTAAGTTACTGTGTCGATTAACTGGCGGTTCTAGACTGCTGCGTGCTTTTTTCTACACAGGAGTAGATCGCACCAACGAGAAACAACAAGGTTTTCTTTTGTGGATGCGTCGCAATGGCTATAGAGTGATTGCTAAAGATTTAGTACAGCTACCAGATGGCTCAAAAAAAGCCAATCTTGATGTAGAAATCGCAGTAGATATGATGGCTTTAGTTGATTCTTATGATACAGCAGTCTTAGTTAGTGGCGACGGCGATTTAGCCTATGCAGTCAACTCAGTCAGTTATCGGGGTGTCAGGGTAGAAGTTGTGAGTTTGCGTTCCATGACTAGCGACAGCTTAATTAATGTTAGCGATCGCTATATTGATTTAGAAGCCATCAAAGAAGACATTCAAAAAACCCCTCGCCAAAGCTACCCCTATCGACCTTTATCAAGTATGGGCTTTTTGGAAGATCCAAGAGAAACTGACGGACATTTAGAAATTCAAGATTAA
- the metG gene encoding methionine--tRNA ligase: MNLINKTEKTFALTTPLYYVNDVPHVGSAYTTMAADVIARFQRLLGNQVLLITGTDEHGQKIQRSAANLGKEPQEFCDEISQSFFSLWQLLNIKYDRFIRTTDTRHEAIVKEFFDRVWQAGDIYQGQQKGWYCVSCEEFKEERELLEGNHCPIHTNKEVEWRDEQNYFFRLSKYQTQLQELYESQPDFIQPASRRNEVLNFVNQGLQDFSISRVNLDWGFPVPVDPKHTLYVWFDALLGYVTALLDPDAEPTLANALAKWWPMNLHLIGKDILRFHAVYWPAMLMSAGVPLPQQVFGHGFLTKDGQKMGKSLGNTLDPIELVERYGSDAVRYYFLKEIEFGKDGDFNEVRFINVLNADLANDLGNLLNRTLNMVKKYCGGNVPSVAHETIPADNPLKAIGLTLGEKVKNAYEMLAFNQACTEILLLAQACNKFIDEQAPWTLYKQGQQPELAQVLYAVLESVRLAAYLLSPVIPNISSDIYQQLGFGINFNDQLESANAAPFSLHATWGILSDKQQLGTPQPVFKRIELPKNN, translated from the coding sequence ATGAATCTAATAAATAAAACAGAAAAGACATTCGCACTCACCACTCCTCTATATTATGTAAACGATGTCCCTCATGTAGGTAGTGCTTATACGACAATGGCAGCAGATGTGATTGCTAGGTTTCAGAGACTGTTGGGGAATCAAGTACTGCTGATTACAGGTACAGATGAACATGGGCAAAAAATTCAGCGTTCCGCAGCAAATTTAGGCAAAGAACCGCAAGAATTTTGTGATGAAATATCTCAAAGCTTCTTTTCTCTATGGCAGTTACTAAACATTAAATACGATCGCTTTATTCGCACTACTGATACTCGCCATGAAGCAATTGTCAAGGAATTTTTTGATCGAGTCTGGCAAGCAGGCGATATCTACCAGGGGCAACAAAAAGGATGGTACTGTGTATCTTGTGAAGAATTTAAAGAAGAAAGAGAACTTCTAGAAGGAAATCATTGCCCAATTCATACTAACAAAGAAGTTGAGTGGCGCGACGAACAAAACTACTTCTTCCGCTTATCCAAATATCAAACCCAACTCCAAGAACTGTACGAATCTCAACCAGATTTTATTCAGCCTGCAAGTCGTCGTAACGAAGTCCTCAACTTCGTCAACCAGGGGTTGCAAGACTTTTCAATTTCGCGGGTGAATCTAGATTGGGGTTTTCCTGTACCTGTAGATCCGAAACATACTCTTTATGTTTGGTTTGATGCATTGCTGGGCTATGTTACAGCATTATTAGATCCCGATGCAGAACCAACTTTAGCCAACGCCCTAGCCAAATGGTGGCCGATGAATTTGCACCTAATTGGTAAGGATATTCTCCGCTTCCATGCAGTGTACTGGCCAGCAATGTTAATGTCGGCTGGCGTACCATTACCACAGCAAGTATTTGGGCATGGCTTTTTAACCAAAGATGGCCAGAAGATGGGTAAAAGTCTGGGTAATACCCTCGATCCCATAGAACTAGTTGAGCGCTATGGTAGTGACGCTGTTCGTTATTACTTCCTTAAGGAAATCGAATTTGGTAAAGATGGCGATTTTAATGAAGTTAGATTCATCAATGTTTTAAATGCAGATTTAGCAAATGATTTAGGCAATTTGCTCAATCGCACCTTGAACATGGTGAAAAAGTACTGCGGCGGTAATGTGCCATCAGTTGCCCATGAGACGATTCCGGCTGACAATCCTTTAAAAGCGATTGGGCTAACTTTAGGGGAAAAGGTGAAAAACGCTTACGAAATGTTAGCTTTCAATCAAGCTTGCACAGAAATTCTCTTGCTGGCGCAAGCTTGCAATAAGTTTATTGATGAACAAGCCCCTTGGACATTATATAAGCAAGGACAGCAGCCAGAATTGGCACAAGTCCTATATGCAGTTCTAGAATCAGTTAGACTAGCAGCTTACCTGCTGTCCCCAGTGATTCCGAATATCAGTAGCGATATTTATCAGCAATTGGGCTTTGGAATAAACTTTAATGATCAGCTAGAAAGTGCCAATGCTGCTCCTTTTAGCCTTCATGCAACCTGGGGCATACTATCCGATAAACAACAGTTGGGTACACCTCAACCAGTATTTAAGCGGATAGAACTGCCAAAAAACAATTAG
- a CDS encoding alpha/beta fold hydrolase, translated as MLEVELKPCFLTTKRIQPQYPLFVYLPGMDGTGQLLRSQTAGLEVGFDVRCLAIPRQDLTTWEILTKNVLDLIHAELEKSSQRPVYLCGESFGGCLAMKVAIQAPHLFKRIILINPASSFHLRPWLTWASQLTNLVHPRLYEVGALALLPFLASLQRMTRSDRQELLKSMRSVPPETVMWRLCLLREFDVKEEQLRYLTQPALLIGGGQDRLLPSVEEVKRLNTILINSKTVILPHSGHACLLESDTNLYEIMKANNFLENSAELIAAMKLKDTVS; from the coding sequence ATGCTGGAAGTTGAGTTAAAGCCGTGTTTCCTGACTACTAAGCGCATACAGCCTCAGTATCCCCTGTTTGTATACTTGCCGGGAATGGATGGAACAGGTCAATTATTGCGATCGCAAACTGCTGGGCTAGAAGTTGGTTTTGATGTGCGCTGCTTGGCGATCCCCAGACAAGACCTTACCACCTGGGAGATTCTCACCAAGAATGTATTGGATTTAATCCACGCGGAATTAGAAAAAAGCTCCCAGCGTCCAGTATATCTATGTGGAGAGTCCTTTGGCGGCTGTTTAGCGATGAAAGTAGCTATTCAAGCGCCACATCTGTTTAAGCGCATTATTCTGATTAACCCAGCTTCTAGCTTTCATTTACGCCCTTGGTTAACTTGGGCATCACAACTAACTAACTTAGTGCATCCTCGTCTTTATGAAGTCGGCGCATTAGCATTATTACCATTTTTAGCATCTCTACAACGGATGACTAGGAGCGATCGCCAAGAATTACTCAAAAGTATGCGTTCTGTACCACCAGAGACAGTAATGTGGCGATTGTGTTTGTTGCGAGAGTTTGATGTTAAAGAAGAACAGTTACGTTATCTCACCCAACCAGCATTACTTATCGGCGGTGGACAGGATCGGCTTTTACCTTCTGTAGAAGAAGTAAAAAGATTAAATACTATTTTAATTAACAGTAAAACGGTAATTTTACCTCATAGTGGGCACGCTTGTTTATTAGAGAGCGATACTAATCTCTATGAAATTATGAAAGC
- a CDS encoding 1-acyl-sn-glycerol-3-phosphate acyltransferase: protein MSLNSPLDISRWSLAALSTQMFRYYEDRIPHDASVLVVSNHRSFMDALVLMAALSRPIRFACHHYMGQVPIMRELVTSQLGCFPLEDIKHRQQSFFAQSQVLLQSQQMVGVFPEGTAPMVKSTQANQLGEFQRGFAHLALRASVRDLAILPIAIASLEEVNTAGVPLRLLSLFDPSEALFNQPGWHPLVIYRRVAVLIGNPYWIKPQHQKQYQGKQAKTVVNELTEHCHYEIANLLHQGCY, encoded by the coding sequence ATGAGTCTAAATAGCCCTCTAGACATTTCTCGTTGGTCATTAGCCGCATTATCAACGCAAATGTTTCGTTATTATGAGGATCGGATTCCTCATGATGCTAGTGTGTTAGTTGTCAGCAATCACCGCAGTTTTATGGATGCTTTAGTATTAATGGCAGCGCTATCGCGTCCTATCCGCTTTGCTTGTCATCACTACATGGGACAAGTGCCAATTATGCGGGAATTGGTAACCAGCCAATTAGGTTGCTTTCCTTTAGAAGATATCAAACATCGCCAACAGAGCTTTTTTGCTCAATCCCAAGTACTATTGCAATCCCAGCAAATGGTAGGGGTGTTTCCTGAAGGCACCGCACCAATGGTAAAATCTACCCAAGCAAATCAATTAGGCGAATTTCAGCGAGGATTTGCTCATTTGGCATTACGAGCATCTGTGAGAGACTTAGCAATTCTGCCCATTGCGATCGCCTCTTTAGAAGAAGTAAATACCGCTGGTGTACCTTTGCGGTTGTTGAGTTTGTTTGACCCTTCAGAAGCCTTATTTAATCAACCAGGTTGGCATCCTTTGGTCATCTATCGTCGGGTTGCTGTGTTAATTGGTAATCCTTATTGGATTAAGCCCCAACATCAAAAACAATATCAAGGAAAACAAGCCAAAACTGTTGTCAATGAACTGACAGAACACTGTCATTATGAAATTGCCAACTTATTACATCAAGGTTGTTATTAA